One Cohnella candidum genomic region harbors:
- the floA gene encoding flotillin-like protein FloA (flotillin-like protein involved in membrane lipid rafts), whose product MDANIQVLVIIALVVIALSVFLSFFPFMLWISALASGVRISIITLVAMRLRRVVPSRIVNPMIKATKAGLGLTINQLESHFLAGGNVDRVVNSLIAAQRANIPLVFERAAAIDLAGRDVLHAVQMSVNPRVIETPFVSAVAKNGIEVKVKARVTVRANIDRLVGGAGEETIIARVGEGIVSTNGAANSHKDVLEHPDLISKTVLNKGLDAGTAFEILSIDISEVDVGKNIGAYLQTEQAEADKRIAQAKAEERRAMAVAQEQEMKARVVEMRAKVVEAESEVPLAMADALKGGKLGVMDYMNLKNIEADTQMRGSIGKQGDLRGDGEDKK is encoded by the coding sequence ATGGACGCGAACATTCAGGTTTTGGTGATTATCGCATTGGTCGTGATCGCATTATCGGTATTTCTCAGTTTCTTCCCCTTCATGCTGTGGATTTCGGCGCTGGCTTCCGGCGTACGGATCAGCATCATCACGCTCGTCGCGATGAGGCTGCGCCGCGTCGTGCCGAGCCGGATCGTCAACCCGATGATCAAAGCGACGAAAGCCGGCCTTGGCCTTACGATCAACCAACTGGAGAGCCACTTTCTAGCCGGGGGCAACGTCGACCGGGTCGTCAACTCACTGATCGCGGCGCAGCGAGCCAACATCCCGCTCGTGTTCGAACGCGCCGCGGCGATCGATTTGGCTGGACGCGACGTGCTGCATGCCGTCCAAATGAGCGTCAACCCGCGCGTCATTGAAACGCCGTTCGTTTCGGCGGTTGCGAAGAACGGGATTGAGGTTAAGGTGAAAGCGCGCGTCACCGTCCGTGCAAACATTGATCGTCTTGTCGGCGGCGCAGGCGAAGAAACGATCATCGCCCGTGTCGGCGAAGGGATCGTCAGCACGAACGGAGCCGCGAATTCGCACAAAGACGTCTTGGAGCATCCGGATTTGATCTCCAAAACCGTTCTGAACAAAGGTTTGGATGCGGGCACCGCGTTTGAGATTCTTTCGATCGATATCTCGGAAGTGGATGTCGGCAAAAACATCGGAGCCTACCTTCAAACCGAGCAAGCCGAAGCCGACAAACGGATCGCGCAGGCGAAGGCGGAAGAACGCCGCGCGATGGCCGTTGCCCAGGAGCAAGAAATGAAGGCGCGCGTCGTGGAGATGAGGGCGAAAGTCGTCGAGGCCGAATCCGAAGTGCCGCTCGCGATGGCGGATGCGCTCAAAGGCGGCAAGCTCGGCGTCATGGATTACATGAACCTGAAAAACATCGAGGCGGACACGCAAATGCGCGGCTCGATCGGCAAGCAAGGCGACCTCCGCGGTGACGGAGAAGACAAGAAATAA
- the yqfC gene encoding sporulation protein YqfC — translation MPRVSRKLRKWTAAILDLPQDVALDLPRVTMIGGIQLTVENHRGVLHFSPQSLRLAMERGEIEVSGEDLVIRNIGAEEVFVEGRILGVALHPKGKPSG, via the coding sequence ATGCCGCGAGTCAGCCGAAAGCTGCGCAAATGGACCGCCGCCATTCTCGACCTGCCGCAGGACGTGGCGCTGGATCTTCCCCGCGTCACGATGATCGGCGGAATCCAGCTCACGGTGGAAAATCACCGCGGAGTGCTCCATTTTTCCCCGCAGTCGCTGCGGCTGGCCATGGAACGGGGAGAAATCGAGGTGTCCGGGGAAGATTTGGTCATCCGCAACATCGGGGCCGAAGAGGTATTCGTCGAGGGACGGATCTTGGGCGTCGCGCTTCATCCGAAAGGCAAGCCTTCCGGGTGA
- the yqfD gene encoding sporulation protein YqfD, which produces MKGTWMAAVRGYVWVKLIGGDAKAFLNAAVAEGIALWNIAYSPSGELTFGITVPDFFRLPPLLKKCGARTRILRKRGLPFQFARLGRRKTFAAGMLAFAALLFILSTFVWHVKIAGESLIPEEKIRQAARQEGLFPLQWSLRLADTGVLAKRLAAQLPDAAWVGVEKKGTTVIITVVDSTKPDTKQTDGPRDLVAKADAVVTGIVAENGRPLVERNDRVRKGQVLVSGWLGEGELRKAVVSKGTVRGLVWHEMRIVSPMVREQKTLTGESKERSYWVIGNRALQYSGYGGDEYAESRTGATIHPWRIFYWTLPLGIMKETEMEVRTTRERLTAAEAKEAGLRQARLELREKNGPDARITSENILHEQKENGKVFMTVLFEVEQSIAVERPIVQTPSHEGE; this is translated from the coding sequence ATGAAGGGAACATGGATGGCCGCGGTACGCGGCTACGTATGGGTCAAATTGATCGGCGGAGACGCGAAGGCGTTCCTGAACGCCGCCGTGGCGGAAGGAATCGCCTTGTGGAACATCGCCTATTCTCCATCGGGTGAACTCACGTTCGGCATCACGGTGCCGGATTTTTTCCGTCTGCCGCCACTGCTGAAGAAGTGCGGAGCGAGGACGAGAATCCTGCGCAAGCGGGGGCTTCCGTTCCAATTCGCTCGGCTGGGGCGCCGTAAAACGTTCGCGGCGGGCATGCTGGCTTTCGCCGCTTTGTTGTTCATTTTGTCCACATTCGTGTGGCACGTGAAAATAGCGGGAGAAAGCCTCATTCCGGAGGAGAAAATCCGGCAGGCTGCGAGGCAGGAGGGGCTGTTTCCGCTTCAGTGGTCTTTGCGGCTGGCCGATACGGGGGTGCTCGCGAAGCGGCTGGCGGCCCAATTGCCGGACGCGGCGTGGGTCGGCGTGGAAAAAAAGGGAACAACGGTTATCATAACGGTAGTGGATTCCACGAAACCCGACACGAAGCAGACGGACGGCCCGCGTGATCTCGTCGCGAAAGCGGATGCCGTCGTCACCGGAATCGTCGCGGAGAACGGAAGGCCGCTGGTGGAACGGAACGATCGGGTCCGCAAAGGACAAGTTCTCGTTTCGGGCTGGCTCGGCGAAGGGGAACTGCGGAAGGCGGTCGTGTCCAAAGGAACCGTCAGGGGCCTCGTCTGGCACGAGATGAGGATCGTGTCGCCGATGGTCCGAGAGCAGAAAACGCTGACGGGGGAATCCAAGGAGCGCAGCTATTGGGTCATCGGCAACCGGGCCCTGCAATATTCCGGCTACGGCGGGGACGAGTACGCCGAATCTCGGACCGGGGCGACGATCCATCCTTGGCGGATTTTCTACTGGACGCTTCCGCTGGGCATCATGAAGGAGACGGAGATGGAGGTCCGGACGACCCGCGAGCGGTTGACTGCCGCCGAGGCCAAGGAGGCCGGGCTCCGCCAGGCGCGCCTGGAATTGCGGGAGAAGAACGGGCCGGACGCCCGTATCACGTCGGAAAACATTTTGCATGAACAAAAGGAGAATGGTAAAGTGTTCATGACCGTTCTTTTTGAGGTGGAACAATCGATCGCCGTCGAACGGCCCATTGTGCAGACGCCTTCACATGAGGGGGAATGA
- a CDS encoding PhoH family protein, giving the protein MTELKHTVTIPLQNTAEGLALFGPQDKFLRLIQRETTSAIHSREAEIVVEGPEREVLSLEQLFDTLLQLIRGGLQLSERDVRYAYELAREMKADQLLGLFKGEITTTFRGKPIVPKTLGQRHYVTTIRKKDIVFGIGPAGTGKTYLAVVSAVAALKDGRVKRILLTRPAVEAGESLGFLPGDLQEKVDPYLRPLYDALNDVLGADGVAKALERGMIEIAPLAYMRGRTLDDSFIILDEAQNTTPEQMKMFLTRLGFGSHMVITGDVTQIDLPKGKKSGLIEAQRILRDIEEIGIVYFSEQDVVRHALVQKIIMAYNRDLDQQP; this is encoded by the coding sequence TTGACAGAATTGAAGCATACCGTCACGATCCCGTTGCAAAACACGGCGGAAGGGCTGGCGTTGTTCGGCCCGCAGGACAAGTTCCTGAGGCTGATCCAACGCGAGACGACGTCGGCGATCCATTCCCGCGAAGCTGAAATCGTCGTGGAAGGCCCGGAGCGGGAAGTGTTATCTCTGGAGCAGCTTTTCGATACGCTTCTCCAACTGATCCGGGGAGGCTTGCAGTTGAGCGAGCGGGACGTCCGCTACGCGTACGAGCTGGCGCGCGAAATGAAAGCGGACCAGCTGCTGGGATTGTTCAAAGGCGAAATCACGACGACGTTCCGCGGCAAACCGATCGTTCCGAAAACGCTCGGCCAGCGGCACTACGTCACGACCATACGCAAAAAAGACATCGTTTTCGGCATCGGTCCGGCCGGTACGGGCAAAACCTACCTCGCCGTCGTCAGCGCGGTCGCCGCGCTTAAGGACGGCAGGGTGAAGCGGATCCTGCTGACGCGCCCCGCGGTGGAAGCCGGCGAAAGCCTCGGATTCCTGCCCGGAGACCTGCAGGAGAAGGTCGATCCTTACCTGCGGCCGCTGTACGACGCGCTGAACGACGTGCTCGGCGCGGACGGTGTCGCCAAGGCGCTCGAACGGGGCATGATCGAAATCGCGCCGCTCGCTTACATGCGGGGCCGGACGTTGGACGATTCGTTCATCATTCTGGACGAAGCGCAGAACACGACGCCCGAGCAAATGAAAATGTTTTTGACCCGTTTGGGGTTCGGTTCCCATATGGTCATCACGGGGGACGTCACGCAAATCGACCTGCCAAAAGGAAAAAAATCGGGGTTAATCGAAGCCCAGCGCATTTTGCGCGACATCGAGGAGATCGGAATCGTCTATTTCTCCGAGCAGGATGTCGTGCGCCACGCCCTGGTGCAGAAGATCATCATGGCTTACAACCGCGACCTCGATCAACAGCCCTAG
- a CDS encoding HD family phosphohydrolase: MSRNRSGPSGTRLTLQRAGWKQSVALRWLLLLLFVFLFYFSMASRFVPETYDITLGAKSERDIKAPHQITDEKATLEAQEKAAESISPIYSIVALRNETLLDQIFSRIEQLNQDDQITEADKVDIYRREIPDLVNRYLDSFVQANTGTQTYSSTLLEEMKKVTSEQLYRVPEETFYKLPKLTPEQIADMKTVGRDVVRQLTRESLTEAETGRTKVAELVNASSLSLKTEREAVQELARLVILPNKFYDKQATEEAKVEAKQNTPPVVIKQGDVVVKAGQAITQDIYDRLVALELLKERTTYWPQLGVLLLSVLFTLAIYGYGAMTEPTDVSRELTNVQWLMLLLIFGLNTLMMHLVAFTHSEQWPFIGYLAPVALGSMLVTLLLDMHLGLVSAFLFTMLASVVLNVRQDNLFDFHYGIVAAAVSFTAVLAIHRASQRSAILKAGIMVSLFGSVTVLAIGLIAEEPDRIQLVQSVGFMFASGLLTAVLVIGLMPFFELTFGLLSDLKLVELSNPNHPLLRKLLTETPGTYHHSLMVGNLSEAAAESVGANGLLCRVGSFYHDVGKTKRPMYFIENQNGGANPHDKLEPKVSASIIIAHARDGADMLKAHKLPKPIRDIAEQHHGTTFLKFFYYKAVKQAKDQGVECEYTEDDFRYPGPKAQSKEAAIVGIADCVEAAVRSLNHPTVEQIEGIIGKIIKDRLDDNQFNECDLTLRELDRIAVSLKETVIGTFHSRIEYPDEKDFKPKEKLS, translated from the coding sequence ATGAGTCGGAATCGCAGCGGCCCGTCAGGCACCCGTCTGACCTTGCAACGGGCAGGGTGGAAGCAAAGCGTAGCGTTACGCTGGCTCCTGCTCCTGCTTTTTGTGTTCTTGTTTTATTTCAGCATGGCTTCGCGGTTCGTGCCCGAGACTTACGACATCACGCTCGGCGCCAAAAGCGAACGCGACATCAAGGCGCCTCATCAGATCACGGACGAGAAGGCGACGCTCGAAGCCCAAGAGAAAGCCGCGGAAAGCATCTCCCCGATCTACTCGATCGTGGCGCTTCGCAACGAGACGCTGCTGGACCAGATTTTTTCGCGGATCGAGCAATTGAACCAGGACGACCAGATTACGGAAGCCGACAAGGTGGACATTTACCGCCGGGAAATCCCGGACCTTGTCAACCGGTACCTGGATTCGTTCGTACAAGCCAACACCGGAACGCAAACGTATTCATCGACGCTGCTCGAGGAAATGAAGAAGGTGACCTCGGAGCAGTTGTACCGGGTTCCCGAGGAGACGTTTTATAAACTGCCGAAATTGACCCCGGAACAGATCGCCGACATGAAGACGGTCGGCCGGGACGTCGTCCGGCAGCTCACGCGGGAGTCGCTGACGGAAGCCGAAACCGGAAGGACGAAAGTCGCCGAGCTCGTCAACGCCAGCTCCCTGTCGCTGAAAACCGAACGGGAAGCCGTTCAGGAGCTCGCCCGCCTCGTCATCCTCCCGAACAAGTTCTACGATAAGCAAGCGACGGAAGAGGCCAAGGTGGAAGCCAAGCAGAACACGCCTCCCGTCGTCATCAAGCAGGGCGACGTCGTCGTGAAAGCCGGCCAAGCCATCACGCAGGACATCTATGACCGCCTGGTCGCGCTTGAGCTGTTGAAAGAGCGAACGACCTATTGGCCGCAGCTCGGCGTGCTGCTTCTCTCGGTCCTGTTCACGCTGGCGATCTACGGATACGGCGCGATGACGGAACCGACGGACGTTTCGCGGGAGCTAACGAACGTGCAATGGCTGATGCTGCTGCTCATTTTCGGCTTGAACACCCTGATGATGCATTTGGTGGCGTTTACGCACTCGGAGCAATGGCCGTTCATCGGCTACCTCGCTCCCGTGGCGCTCGGAAGCATGCTCGTCACGCTGCTGCTGGACATGCATCTGGGGCTCGTCAGCGCATTCCTGTTCACGATGCTGGCCAGCGTCGTCCTCAACGTGCGGCAGGACAACCTGTTCGATTTCCATTACGGCATCGTTGCCGCCGCAGTATCGTTTACCGCCGTGCTTGCGATCCATCGGGCGAGCCAGCGCTCCGCGATCCTCAAGGCGGGGATTATGGTCAGCCTGTTCGGTTCGGTGACGGTGCTCGCGATCGGCTTGATCGCGGAAGAGCCCGACCGCATCCAGCTTGTGCAATCGGTCGGCTTCATGTTCGCCAGCGGACTGCTTACGGCGGTGCTTGTCATCGGCTTAATGCCCTTCTTCGAATTGACGTTCGGACTGCTGTCCGACTTGAAGCTGGTCGAGCTGTCGAATCCGAACCATCCGCTGCTCCGCAAGCTGCTTACGGAAACGCCGGGCACGTACCACCACAGCCTCATGGTCGGCAATCTCTCCGAAGCCGCCGCCGAATCGGTCGGAGCGAACGGGCTGCTCTGTCGGGTCGGTTCGTTCTATCATGACGTGGGCAAAACCAAAAGGCCGATGTATTTCATCGAAAACCAGAACGGCGGGGCGAATCCCCACGACAAGCTGGAGCCCAAAGTAAGCGCGTCGATCATCATCGCGCATGCCCGCGACGGCGCGGACATGCTGAAGGCGCACAAGCTGCCCAAACCGATCCGCGATATCGCCGAGCAGCATCACGGGACGACGTTCCTGAAATTTTTCTATTATAAAGCGGTCAAGCAAGCGAAGGACCAAGGCGTAGAGTGCGAATACACCGAGGACGATTTCCGTTATCCGGGCCCGAAAGCGCAATCCAAGGAAGCGGCGATCGTCGGCATCGCCGACTGCGTGGAAGCCGCGGTCCGTTCGCTGAACCATCCGACGGTGGAACAAATCGAAGGCATCATCGGCAAAATCATCAAGGACCGTCTCGACGACAACCAGTTCAACGAATGCGATTTAACGCTTCGGGAGCTCGACCGCATCGCGGTATCGCTGAAGGAAACCGTCATCGGCACGTTCCATTCCCGCATCGAATACCCCGACGAGAAAGATTTCAAGCCAAAGGAGAAACTGTCATGA
- the ybeY gene encoding rRNA maturation RNase YbeY, with the protein MTLSLEWIDEREGGAGPKEEAWMELLEKLLKLAGESEGVAKGIVTLTLTDDEGIRELNRQYRGLDKPTDVLSFSMVESAGEEPELHFDEEYEGTEEEGEEWTDEAQAEDPFADMLGDVVISVPRAETQAAEYGHSFERELGFLFVHGFLHLLGYDHGSEEEEKEMFSKQEAVLAKAGLTR; encoded by the coding sequence ATGACTTTAAGCCTGGAATGGATCGACGAACGCGAGGGCGGCGCCGGCCCGAAAGAAGAAGCCTGGATGGAGCTGCTCGAGAAGCTGCTGAAGCTGGCGGGCGAATCGGAAGGCGTCGCCAAGGGCATCGTCACGCTTACCCTGACCGACGATGAAGGCATTCGCGAGTTGAACCGGCAATACCGCGGGCTGGACAAGCCGACGGACGTGCTGTCGTTTTCGATGGTCGAGTCGGCCGGAGAAGAGCCGGAGCTTCATTTCGACGAAGAATACGAAGGCACGGAAGAAGAAGGGGAAGAGTGGACGGACGAGGCGCAAGCCGAAGACCCGTTCGCCGACATGCTCGGGGACGTCGTCATTTCCGTTCCGCGGGCCGAAACGCAAGCGGCCGAGTACGGCCACAGCTTCGAGCGGGAGCTGGGCTTCCTGTTCGTGCACGGCTTCCTCCATTTGCTCGGCTATGACCACGGCAGCGAAGAGGAAGAGAAGGAAATGTTCTCGAAGCAGGAGGCCGTGCTCGCGAAAGCGGGGCTGACCCGGTGA